Part of the Rhinoraja longicauda isolate Sanriku21f chromosome 22, sRhiLon1.1, whole genome shotgun sequence genome, ccacaccttcaccactctctgactgaaaaagttcttcctcatctccgttctaaatggcctaccccttattcttaaactgtggccccttgttctggactcccccaacattgggaacatgtttcctgcctctaatgtgtccaatcccctaattatcttatatgtttcaataagatcccccctcatccttctaaattccagtgtatacaagcctaattgctccagcctttcaacatacgacagtcccgccattctgggaatcaacctagtgaatctatgctgcacgccctcaatagcaagaatatccttcctcaaatttggagaccaaaactgcacacagtactccaggtgcggtcccaccagggcccggtacaactgtagaaggacctctttgctcctatactcaactcctcttgttacgaaggccaacattccattggctttcttcactgcctgctgaacctgcatgcttcctttcagtgactgatgcactaggacacccagatctcgttgaacatcccctcttcctaacttgacaccattcagataataatctgcctttctattcttaccaccaaagtgaataacctcacacttatctacattaaactgcatctgccatgtatctgcccactaacacaacctgtccaagtcaccctgcagccttattgcatcttcctcacaattcacactaccccccagcttagtatcatctgcaaatttgctaatggtacttttaatcccttcatctaagtcattaatgtataatgaCTTTGGAGATCTTTGGTTTAGATTAAGGTGGATGcctgggaggggggttgggaacAGCGAGCTGGTGAGGCTGGAAGGGACCCAACAGGGCAACGAAAGGGGAGATGctggcgggtcatgcagcatctgtggagggatatgtCCAGACCAGACCCTTCAGTGGACTCCACACCTTGCAtggacacagaatactggagtaactcagcaggacaggcagcatctctggatagaaggaatgggtgacgttttgggttgagacccttcttcagatcctcccTTGCCCCAGATTCatacatctgcagtctcctgtgcctGGGACCCAGAACGGATTGtaccccagatagacacaaaaacgatGGAgtgagtaatttagcgggtcagactCCAGCTTTGTATGTCTACGTTCGGTTTAAACTTGCTTCTGTACGGGTGtcagattagtatgggtgtcaggggttatggggagaaggcaggagaatggggttaggagggagagatagatcagccatgattgaatggtggagtagacttgatgggctgaatggcctaattctatgcaatagacaatagacaataggtgcaggagtaggccattcggcccttcgagccagcaccaccatttaatgtgatcatggctgatcattctcaatcagtacccccgttcctgccttctccccataccccctgactccgctatccttaagagctctatctagctctctcttgaatgcattcagagaattggcctccactgccttctgaggcaaagaattccacagattcacaactctctggctgaaaaagtttttcctcatctccgttctaaatggcctacctcttattcttaaactgtggccccttgttctggactcccccaacattgggaacatgtttcctgcctctaacgtgtccaaccccttaataatcttatacgtttcaataagatcccctctcgtccttctaaattccagtgtatacaagccttgtcgctccagtctttcaacatacgacagtcccgccattccgggaattaacctagtaaacctacgctgcacgccctcaatagcaagaatatccttcctcaaatttggagtccaaaactgcacacagtactccaggtgcggtctcactagggccctgtacaactgcagaaggacctctttgctcctatactcaacgccacttgttatgaaggccaacattccattggctttcttcactgcctgctgtacctgcatgcttcctttcagtgactgatgcactaggacacccagatctcgttgtacgtccccttttcctaacttgctaACTTCCtaacagataatactctgccttcctattcttaccaccaaagtggataacctcacacttatccacattaaactgcatctgccatgcatccgcccactcacacaacctgtccaagtcaccctgcaacctcatagcatcttcctcacagttcacactgccacccagctttgtatcatctgcaaatttgctaatggcacttttaatcccttcatccaaatcattaatgaatattgtaaatagctgcggtcccaacaccgagccttgcggtaccccactagttactgcctgccattctgaaagggacccatttatccccactctttgctttctgtctgtcaaccaattttctatccatgtcagtaccctacctccaataccatacgctctaattttgcccactaatctcctatgtgggaccttgtcgaaggttttctgaaagtcgaggtacaccacatccaccagctctcccctgtcaattttcctagttacatcctcaaagaattccagaaaattagtcaagcatgatttccccttcgtaaatccacgttgactcggaatgatcctgttactgctatccaaatgtattcaaaattctcctatcaattatgacctggttttattcacaaaatgctggagtaactcagcaggtcaggcagcatctcgggagagaaggaatgggtgacgtttcgggtcgagacccttcttcagtctggagctCCTTCCTACGGGGTttgtcctctccccctccccctccccctcctctcctccactcctctccccctctccctcccctctcccccctcccctctccccctctctccccctcccctctccacctctctcccactcccctcctctcctccttccctctccccctctctccccctctctccctcccctctctccctccccctctctccctctctccccctcctctcctcctcccctctccccctctctttccctctctcccctctccccctcccctccccctcctctcctcctcccctctccctctccccctcccctcctctcctccttccctctccccctctctccccctcccctcctctcctcctcccctctccccctcccctcctctcctccttccctctccccctctctccccctctccctctctccctcccctctctccctcccctctcctcccaccaacCTGTAACTGGACGTATTCGCAGTCTTCTCCCCTGGTGTGCGGGCTCTGCAGGACTTTGACGCTCTGCGCCTTCCTCCGTGGGGTGGGAAGCGGCGCCTTGTGCTTGATGGTCTTCCTCTGCAGACGTACCCAGCCAGGGTGGGTGGGCTCGGCCGTACCCAGGGTGGGTGGGCTCGCCTGCCTCTGGGTGAAGAGGAGCTTGGCGTTGGCCGTGATGATGGAGACCAGGCGCTTGACATCGTCGGGCACAGTGCGGGCGACCATGATGAAGCGGTCCAGGTGGTCTGGTGCATCCTGGGTCTGGGTGACCACCAGTGTGTCCAGATCCCAGCCACAGTCGGCCAGAGCCCGGCCTGTCTCCAGGAGGATGTTCTGGGAGTCCTCCACCACGTCCAGCTGCTTGTACAGGCGGCCCTGTAGGTTGGCGTCCGTCAGGTGGGCCGCGTTCACCCTCACACCCCGCACCAGACTCACGAAGGCTGCCACGCTGCCCAGCACGCTGCCCGCCGCCGAGCGCACCTGGCACAGGTGTGGCTGCAGGTGGTCCCGCAACCGCCAGCGACTGCTGACAAACACCATGATGCTGCCCACCGACACCAACACCTGGTGCTGCAACTGCCCCAGTGCTGCCACCGCCTCCGCCGCGCCCAgcctcatcccctcctcctcctccacctcctcctccacccccccaggGGCTGGACCCGCGGCCGGAGAGAGCGCTGGACGCTGCGGCATGGCCGGGCCATGAGACGTGGCCGGAGGCTGGGGAGTGCTCGGGAAAGTCGCTGGACGTTGGGGTATGGCCGGAGGGAGGGCTGTGGCCAGAGAGTGGGAAGTGGCCGGAGCCGGGTATGAGGCCGGCCGCTGGGTCGTGTCTGGAGGGCGGGAGAGGGCTGGAGAGCAGGCAGTGGCCGGAGAGAGGGCGGTGGCTGGAGAGCGGGAAGTGtccggagagtgggagagggctgGAGAGAGGCCGGTAGCTGGAGAGAGGCCGGTAGCCGGAGAGCGGGAAGTGTCCGGAGAGCGGGCGGTGGCCGGAGAGAGGGTGGTGTCCGGCCACTGGGCGGTGGCCGGAGAGAGGCCGGTAGCTGGAGAGAGGGCAGTGTCCGGCCGCCGTGTCGTGTCCGGAGCGGCGCCCCCTGCGCTTTGCCTGCGCTCTGACCACTGGTCAGCCTCTCTGGACGCCAGCGGCGGGGCGCGGTGCAGGGGCTGGTCGCCGGCCGGGGGCCGCGGCAGGTCGTAGATGGTCGCCGGCATGGGCATGCTGACGGGCACGTCGTAGATGTCGGCCGGGCGGGCCCGGGGGGTGCGGTAAAGGCCGGCCCCATGCGGGCTGGGCACGTCGTAGAGCGCCTGTCTGGAGCCGGGCCAAGATGGGGGAGCGCTGTAGCGGGTCGCCACCCGCCTCTCTGGACACCGGCACGTCGTACAGGGCCGGGCTGGAGGCTCGCCGCTCCTCCGGACACTCCCAAACCGGCCTTCGAACAGACGGCGGCGTGGTGTAGACGCTGTCCGGTACGTCCAGGCTTATCTGCGGGGGAACGTCGTAcacctggggggtggggggagagagagagagagagagagaggcagacaggTGAGGAGAGGTCCCCCGAGAAAGACAGAAACCTTGCTCAGTGAgtgggaaggaacggcagatgctggtttaaacatgaAGATggacagaagatgctggagtaactcagcgggacaggcagcatctctggagaaaaggaattggtgacgtttcgggttgagacctttcttcagtctgaatttgtCCCCAGGATCTCTCTGCGTATCAATGCTCCAAAGGCCATGGATCAACTACTGGTAACTGGGATTAGCATGGACGGCTACTTaaaggttggtgtggacttggtgggctgaaggtctgtgGTCGTGTCTGACTGTGAAATATTCCCAAACTATTTTGACTGTGTGACTTAGCCACCTGCCAATGCTTTACTCAATGCTCCTTGCGGGAAAGACTTGCTCTGTGACATTGTGACCAGTTTATATCAAAGGCGATGCCACAGCACTGAATCTCACTAGTCAGGCATGGGTGTAGAAAAAGGGGTTGGAGGTGTAGGAAGGATTTGACACAGAATTCTTTCCCACTAAAGATGGAATCTATAACGCACTACCCGATGCTGGGATGGGGGAAAATACCCTCAGagcatttgagtttagtttaacgttacatgtaccgaggtaagaAGTTATAGAAGTATCTCGCCTTCCTGAAGGTTTCactgcaagtgctggtaaatggaattAGTATAGATGTGTATTTGTTGGTTGGTCTGGACATAGTAGACCAAACAACCTGTTTCTCTGGTATATGACACACCAATTCTAAGACAAGGAATTTGATGCCATTTTAATACCCAAGCCATTCGTACCTGACTCTGAGTTGCTGCTCTAGGTCTTTCCAAACTCGGTGGAATGTCATACAACTGTTGGATTAGTTTCCTCTCCTCCTCTGTTTGAAACATGGAATATTTCCTTGCTGTTGCAGCACCATTAGGCATCTGTAGGTAAGCACAGTAAGAAAGCACGATAATGTGATAAGCGAATGCATAACACCTCTCTCATTTGTAACATAGCCacagaacaggtacatggataggaaaggttcagagggatatgggcaaatgagactagcttggttgggctatcttggtcggcatggaggagttggccAAAAGACCTATTTCtttgctctatgactctctgtgaaTGGTAGATATGATTTAGGTTGTCACAATTGGAATGGTGATTTTCGCTGAGCATTtggctggggggtggggagaagaagTAATGGGAGGATAAGCAGCATTGTCACTGCTCCTAGACCTGGGCTCAGCCCTTTGCACCCATTGGAAGGGACACTGGAGGCCAGTGGAGAGCTCTCTCCTCCAACTTGGGATGAGACCCTTGATTCCACAGGTCCCACTGGCCAAGCTTAACAATGGCTTAATAATTACACAGTTGTCCATCCTTAAGTAGCTGAAGGGCTTCCTGTAATAGTGCTTGCATCATAGTGCTCCATCACTAACCCCAGGATGTTAACCAAGTGCAATTGCTGTACAATTGTGTAGCTAATGTGGCCACTTCCGGGATCATGTAGAGTGGAGTAGGGTCAGGGAGGAGCAATCAATTCCAGAAGGACATTAGTGATCATGGCGCCATATTCTTGATGGTTTGATCCCATGACCTCTGGCCAGGTGATGTTTAatctcgaccaagtggacccgttgggcccacacctcattgggttgccattgtgatgtgggggaaaatcgcacttttttctttaaaataaatgactttaaaaatatcaaaataaataaatctcaatgaaaatggcgatttttctttaaaatggtgtattttttctgcattggtctagcaccctcccctccctcactcactccatccccacaaccccccttcttccccacccactccccccttcccctcccaccccccagtcacccactccatccccccttattcccccctgcATTCCTAGGGCCTCTCTGGCGGCGTCGCCATTCCCGCCtgtcgggtttccatggtgacgtggaacatggaggtattactgcgcatgggcggctgacgggcacagcaagtgggaaagggatttattaaagtttaaaatgtgaatcacaaaatataacaatttgaacattaataggatttcttgatgcaggaattttcaacatcagcatcatttccccttttcacaacaggaaggagttgtcgaaaatcgccacaacaaatggtaagaatgccgccaaaaggctcatcgttctttttgcatagatctcaaagagttctgtccaccgcttcaaagttctccctcctaatcatcgggattcatcccaaacaatcagtctcacactcctgatcaaatgaaccatgttggagttcttctcaatgttgcacattgtattatcggtcacttcgatgggtatcttgaatcgagaatgtgcagttcttccagcaggcatcaatgtagctgctataccagaggatgctacagcaaaagcaacatcaacttgaccttgaactttggagaggatcaaattggtaagaattgttttgcccattcctgctggtgtatcaatgaaaaacattgaaggaacattcctttccaagcagctgcacacatggtcatacactgctctttgctcagcattcagtagaggctccttctcttcaacaaatcactgttgttcagggctATTGTGCTGCAATTcacgcagcaattctggattaTCATCATTAAGGTTCATCCTTctatgtcttggtagtggcacatgaaagtatcccagtgtcttgtaattcacaagcttgtcttgaatatacaacagagtctgatcatgatgcctctcatcaatcatgatatttggatcatcgattgttctccgttctctttgaaggtaatcttcatatattgaattcttgaagcgatcccataattgtcgagaagtgttgatctcagcaatcgtcagcaaaacaaacaagtctctcattgcttcggggagtcttgtccgctcagcatcttccatcgtctgttgccaatggtcgtcagttagcaacaaacctctttctatgcagacgtctttgaaggaaggaagaatatgtccatcatgtgtcctcgatgattcgaaggatactggcccttttatgtgatggagaagcagtctcacgTAGTAGAggtcaccacatcttggagaaacggtatacactcattccagaacgttggcttcaaaaatacctggaagatcttccactatcttcccaaccttccttctttgccagtTCTTATTGTTCCTTGTGTAAAATCtgggtacatcagcgtagtacagtgttcttgcaaattgatctcgagaacacaattccatgaattcagttcaagttgttctcgtgatctcctcatttctcacctgccgaccagcatcgactctgatgacgatTTGTTGTTCTTGTggcagatgtacctggagtcgaatgacagcggggcatCTCTCATGaattggaaatccaaggattgatcccactgcttccaatgagccaatgtatctgccagtaaagtactgtgcaatttcatcatccctgttaactccaaaaactgcttgatcactcaccttcaaggtgtacttgaacacgtatttgaccgactttccagaggagcatatctcaacgttgatgtgacatttgaacaacttcaagagttgagcattacagggcaccacccattcagaagtaataggttgatcccggcatccttcttgatgtccctgaaaccCTCCCATATCCAgagatcgtctcctgtacagaggatgtgactcatctccacaccttgtgctttcgataaacggcttcgggaatctctttctgcatcttccattcttccaacatggagatgtgtggtcacagtatggttcatgaacagacctcccaacatttggttttacaaattcatcattttgatgtccaaaattcagaattttacatcaaattcataatatggtacCTAATGCAACATTTCAGCAAaataagtatgcacgccaaatcacatacgcgttgtgctacattcatgtgtgaaaaatgactattatttccaacagtctgtagctcttggactacatgtacaatgtcaggcctatcatgagcatattctggtatttatagaaaggttattgaacagaaatactttttacaacaaagaaaaaattgttttgttttgttttttctattttggtttttccgtacacatcccaattctcttgatattgaataaaagaacaacggtcataaaatgtatgactaagttatgaagaaagagtttaatttaaaactgcacgtacctaatttaattgaagacatacttgctccagtggtcttcaacagcaaatcacaac contains:
- the LOC144604324 gene encoding LOW QUALITY PROTEIN: cas scaffolding protein family member 4-like (The sequence of the model RefSeq protein was modified relative to this genomic sequence to represent the inferred CDS: deleted 1 base in 1 codon; substituted 1 base at 1 genomic stop codon); amino-acid sequence: MTKKRKHVQGFGQLTGVLPLRSIKPAGKKPSRNKGGREMSLAGRIKENPMAFXMYVKYKTVTREKNLMAKALYDNRAETSDELAFRKGDILTVIEQNIKGDEGWWRCSLHGRQGIVPGNRLQLISGSQYDLPSLYHSPCSTLRRPSQLDIYQMPTNQYPSPPLSSSSRLQDNIYQVPTRPQSYGQHYQVPALSADHCWDRGQAPPPHQVFTLPQMGQAFSLNSISGPYADAYDIPQPHTSKLQGNQMPNGAATARKYSMFQTEEERKLIQQLYDIPPSLERPRAATQSQVYDVPPQISLDVPDSVYTTPPSVRRPVWECPEERRASSPALYDVPVSRERVATRYSAPPSWPGSRQALYDVPSPHGAGLYRTPRARPADIYDVPVSMPMPATIYDLPRPPAGDQPLHRAPPLASREADQWSERRQSAGDTTQRPASYPAPATSHSLATALPPAIPQRPATFPSTPQPPATSHGPAMPQRPALSPAAGPAPGGVEEEVEEEEGMRLGAAEAVAALGQLQHQVLVSVGSIMVFVSSRWRLRDHLQPHLCQVRSAAGSVLGSVAAFVSLVRGVRVNAAHLTDANLQGRLYKQLDVVEDSQNILLETGRALADCGWDLDTLVVTQTQDAPDHLDRFIMVARTVPDDVKRLVSIITANAKLLFTQRQASPPTLGTAEPTHPGWVRLQRKTIKHKAPLPTPRRKAQSVKVLQSPHTRGEDCEYVQLQRKEEFEKQEKEKESIRQREKESFRQKKLLLERQMSEVKIRRPGDVGVKVSPEVIQSPAPPSSELCRIYFGPLQKAIVSFTDTINGNQPPDVLIKHSKVVIMIGQKLVDALCQETGNRNIHREMLSKSNQFCGRMKKVAVATKNAVMQPNPATVQEMKEQVAELRQQAEQLRLLLEKNTGS